Part of the Candidatus Aminicenantes bacterium genome, CCTTTTTTCTACTTCTTACCTTTTCAACTTTTCAACTTTGACATGGCAAGGGGCATATGAGTCGAAAGTCGAAAGTAAAAGCCCTTGGCGAGGGGCAAGGGGCAATGGGCAAGGGGCCATTGGCAAGAGGCAAGGGCTCCTGAGCGCCCGCCTTCGTGTCACCTGGTACCTGCCACCTGTCTATTTCATTACTTGTAGAATGTAGAAAATAGAAAACAGCAGGCATTCGAGGGAGTTCGTCACCTCTCGCCCCTGGCCCCTCGCCACTCGCCAGCTTTCTTTTCAACTCTTCAACTTTGCATGCGCGAGGGGTGAGGCGTTTTCCACACCAGGAAAGTCACATCTTCGCTGCCGCCGTTCAGGATGCGCATGGGAGTCCGGAAAACCACGGGCACCAGGTCACCGGTCTGGTGAATCGATTCCTCTCCATCAAGTTGCAGCCGGATCGTACCCATGAGTACCAGCAGGTGCACATTGGAATTGGCCCGGTGCAAGGGAACTTCCTGACCCGGTCGCAGGGCGATCTGCATTACCATCAACTCATCGGTTTCCACCGCCACGCGGCGGCCGAACGAGTCATCCCGCCATGGCGGATCGCGCAGAACATTGACCAATTCATCACGGTTCATCATTCTTTACCCTGAATTTGCATCTTCAGGCGCGGCGGTAATCGTCTTCATAGCGGACGATGTCGTCCTCTCCCAGGTAACCGCCCCGCTGAACCTCGACAAAAACCAGGTCGTTTTCACTTTCACAAGCCACGCGGTGGCGCGACTTGGGCGGAATATGCACCACTTGGTGGGGATACAATTGCAAGACCTTGTTGTCCAATTGCACCCGCGCCACGCCCTCAAGGATCAGCCAGTCCTCGCCGCGATGTTCATGACTCTGCAGCGAGAGGCGTTGCCCCGGATACAC contains:
- a CDS encoding cupin domain-containing protein; translation: MIKDREERPWGRFEVLYEEEGMKVKRIVVYPGQRLSLQSHEHRGEDWLILEGVARVQLDNKVLQLYPHQVVHIPPKSRHRVACESENDLVFVEVQRGGYLGEDDIVRYEDDYRRA